The Coleofasciculaceae cyanobacterium genome includes a window with the following:
- a CDS encoding chaperone modulator CbpM: protein MSSLSLTVVDLQGDTLISLDRVATITQTSVTTIDSFIRLGVIEPEGSMLKLEDISRVIKIMRLRKDLGLNLVGAAMVLELSEENSRLRSQLKALRQS, encoded by the coding sequence ATGAGCAGTTTATCTCTTACGGTAGTCGATCTACAGGGCGATACCCTAATTAGTTTGGATCGCGTTGCTACTATCACCCAAACCTCTGTCACCACCATTGACAGCTTTATTCGACTAGGGGTAATTGAACCAGAAGGCTCGATGTTAAAACTTGAAGATATTAGTCGCGTGATCAAGATTATGCGTCTGCGTAAAGATTTAGGGCTGAATTTGGTAGGTGCAGCGATGGTATTAGAACTCAGTGAAGAAAATTCTCGACTGCGATCGCAATTAAAGGCTTTACGTCAGTCTTAA
- a CDS encoding SRPBCC family protein has product MERVNSQGNLTATTTEEIINSPLVITNLQRRSLQEVLADYSNKPQLKKTNLVDQAAEAIGLTPNIQVEKTVTINRPAGELYSYWRQLTNLPNFMGHLKSVTNKNESGTVSHWVANAPLNLDIEWDAEIIADQPDRLIAWNALDNADIHNCGFVRFQSATADRGTQVKVVLEYQPPGGALTNAIAKIFGESPQEQIGDELNRFKQLMETGEITTTAGQPKGS; this is encoded by the coding sequence ATGGAACGAGTTAATTCGCAGGGTAATCTGACGGCAACTACTACCGAAGAAATAATTAATAGTCCTTTGGTAATTACCAATTTGCAGCGGCGTTCTTTACAAGAAGTTTTAGCCGATTATAGTAATAAGCCTCAACTTAAGAAAACTAATCTAGTCGATCAAGCTGCTGAAGCCATTGGTTTAACGCCGAATATTCAGGTAGAAAAAACGGTGACAATTAATCGTCCTGCTGGTGAACTATACAGCTACTGGCGCCAGTTGACTAATCTGCCCAATTTTATGGGACATTTAAAGTCGGTAACCAATAAGAATGAATCAGGCACAGTATCTCACTGGGTAGCCAATGCACCTCTAAATTTAGATATTGAATGGGATGCCGAAATTATTGCTGATCAACCAGATCGTCTGATCGCCTGGAATGCTTTAGACAATGCAGACATCCATAATTGTGGTTTCGTGCGTTTTCAATCCGCAACGGCCGATCGCGGGACACAAGTAAAAGTAGTTTTAGAATATCAGCCTCCAGGAGGCGCATTAACTAATGCGATCGCCAAAATTTTTGGCGAATCACCCCAAGAACAAATTGGTGACGAGTTAAATCGATTTAAACAGTTGATGGAAACGGGCGAAATTACTACCACCGCAGGACAACCAAAGGGTTCTTAA
- a CDS encoding J domain-containing protein — MAATDFKDYYQVLGISKSASADEIKKAYRKLARKYHPDLNPGNKQAETRFKEINEAQEVLSDPDKRRKYDQYGQYWSQVGQGGAASGSGSGGGFNNVDVGGFDFSQYGNFEDFINEILGRAGGQSRGSYGYRTSAPGGFGGGYSDVPAQDSEAAIALTFSEAFNGTQKQFRIGNETVKVRIPAGAKTGSRLRIKGKGQPSPFSGQRGDLYLNIELQPHPLFKFQGNNLVVELPITPEEAVLGAEITVPTPDGKVTMKIPSGVNSGQSLRLKDKGWRQPNKQRSDLMVQLKIVTPKELSQTEREYYQKLQQVSSYNPRKSLEDMRL, encoded by the coding sequence ATGGCTGCAACCGACTTTAAAGATTATTACCAGGTATTAGGCATTAGTAAAAGTGCTTCTGCTGACGAGATTAAAAAAGCTTATCGTAAGCTGGCACGGAAGTATCACCCCGATTTGAACCCAGGAAATAAACAAGCAGAAACTCGCTTTAAAGAAATTAACGAAGCACAAGAAGTACTTTCAGATCCCGATAAACGGCGTAAATACGACCAATACGGTCAATATTGGTCACAAGTGGGGCAAGGAGGCGCAGCTTCTGGATCTGGCAGTGGTGGCGGATTTAACAATGTAGACGTAGGCGGTTTCGATTTTAGTCAGTATGGTAATTTTGAAGATTTTATCAATGAAATTCTAGGTCGTGCTGGCGGTCAAAGTAGAGGCAGCTATGGCTATCGCACGTCAGCTCCTGGAGGCTTTGGAGGTGGCTATAGTGATGTACCAGCTCAAGATAGCGAAGCAGCGATCGCTCTTACTTTCTCTGAAGCCTTCAACGGGACACAAAAACAGTTTCGTATTGGTAATGAAACGGTAAAAGTTCGCATTCCTGCTGGTGCCAAAACAGGTAGTCGGCTGAGAATTAAAGGTAAAGGTCAACCCAGTCCTTTTTCCGGACAGCGCGGGGACTTGTATCTAAACATTGAACTGCAACCCCATCCTTTATTTAAATTTCAAGGAAACAATTTAGTTGTTGAACTGCCAATTACTCCCGAAGAAGCAGTTTTGGGTGCAGAAATTACCGTTCCTACCCCTGATGGGAAAGTAACGATGAAAATTCCTTCTGGAGTAAATTCGGGACAGTCTTTGAGATTAAAAGACAAAGGCTGGCGTCAACCCAACAAACAGCGCAGCGATTTGATGGTTCAATTAAAAATAGTTACGCCAAAAGAGCTCAGCCAAACCGAACGAGAATATTACCAAAAGCTTCAGCAAGTTAGCAGCTACAATCCCCGTAAAAGTTTGGAGGACATGAGATTATGA
- a CDS encoding TrkA C-terminal domain-containing protein, with amino-acid sequence MAALLSVLIAITLSLLVTRIATEALTLTGLSRTSARFQARSAFTGTGFATAESEAIVKHPLRRRIIMWLMFLGNAGFITVISSLVLTFVSTSSPRDGLSRLLYLLIGIGVLWLLATNRAFNRILTRLVRKGLHRWTDLDLRDYARLLHLKGEYQVTEIEVNEDNWLANKKLKQLRLADEGIAVLGIERRDRIYIGAPYGDTYIYPGDILIVYGRKAALVELDVRPEGIEGEQAHQQASVIQKEIEKNQNNSDTYRTKRKHLINRHK; translated from the coding sequence ATGGCTGCTCTTCTTTCAGTTTTAATTGCCATCACCCTATCTTTACTAGTTACTCGCATTGCTACAGAAGCTTTAACCCTAACAGGTTTATCTCGAACGTCAGCTAGATTTCAGGCACGTTCTGCTTTCACTGGTACTGGATTTGCTACAGCAGAATCGGAGGCAATCGTCAAACATCCGCTACGACGACGCATCATTATGTGGCTGATGTTTTTGGGTAACGCGGGTTTCATTACCGTTATTTCATCTTTGGTTCTTACCTTTGTTTCCACTTCTTCGCCTAGAGATGGACTATCTCGTTTACTCTATTTATTAATCGGCATTGGGGTGCTATGGCTATTGGCTACCAACCGCGCTTTTAATCGTATCCTGACTCGTTTGGTTAGAAAAGGTTTACATCGCTGGACGGATTTAGATTTAAGAGACTATGCGCGTTTGCTACATCTCAAAGGAGAATATCAGGTAACAGAAATAGAAGTCAATGAAGATAATTGGCTGGCTAATAAAAAATTGAAACAGCTACGGCTGGCAGACGAAGGAATAGCTGTATTAGGTATTGAGAGACGCGATCGCATTTATATTGGCGCACCATATGGCGATACCTATATTTATCCTGGAGATATTTTAATTGTTTATGGTCGCAAAGCAGCTTTAGTCGAGCTAGATGTACGTCCTGAAGGTATCGAGGGAGAACAAGCCCATCAACAGGCGAGCGTCATTCAAAAAGAAATTGAAAAAAATCAAAATAATTCAGATACTTATCGGACAAAACGCAAGCATTTAATTAATCGCCATAAATAA
- a CDS encoding general stress protein: MNRYRRSVGLFYSRDEAERALRALKDDGFDMNRVNVIAKDADKVTESAGVDTAYDEGNNAAEGAGAGATTGTVLGGIGGLLVGLGTLAIPGVGPIIVAGEAATAIATTLAGAGIGAAAGGIIGGLVGLGIPEDKAKIYSDRVGGGSYLIMVNGTDDDINRAERILRDNGVEEYGVYDANDIDDNSYNRTAGIDRSGVVETNAAMSNTMGGSTVAGEPLITSNDRIGINEPAITSDRLEATEPRTTSDRNVTTGNNPDVIVIETRDNTSRDKI; the protein is encoded by the coding sequence ATGAATAGATACAGACGTTCAGTAGGTTTATTTTATAGTCGTGATGAAGCAGAAAGAGCTTTACGCGCACTCAAAGACGACGGTTTTGACATGAACCGAGTCAATGTTATTGCCAAAGATGCCGACAAGGTTACTGAGTCAGCAGGAGTAGATACAGCCTACGATGAAGGCAACAATGCAGCGGAGGGTGCTGGGGCTGGTGCAACTACTGGAACTGTGTTAGGCGGTATCGGTGGTTTATTGGTAGGTTTAGGTACTCTAGCTATTCCTGGTGTTGGTCCAATTATTGTAGCTGGCGAAGCAGCAACTGCGATCGCGACAACTCTAGCGGGTGCAGGTATCGGTGCAGCAGCAGGCGGTATTATTGGTGGTTTAGTTGGCTTAGGTATTCCTGAAGATAAAGCCAAAATCTATAGCGATCGCGTTGGTGGTGGTAGTTATTTAATTATGGTCAATGGTACGGATGACGATATTAACCGTGCCGAGAGAATTTTACGAGATAACGGGGTCGAAGAGTACGGCGTATACGATGCTAACGATATAGACGACAATTCTTATAACCGCACCGCTGGCATCGATCGCTCTGGAGTAGTTGAAACTAATGCCGCTATGAGCAATACTATGGGTGGTTCTACAGTAGCTGGAGAACCTCTAATAACTTCAAACGATCGCATAGGAATTAACGAACCAGCAATTACCAGCGATCGCCTAGAAGCTACAGAACCAAGAACTACCAGCGATCGCAACGTTACTACAGGTAATAATCCAGATGTAATTGTGATCGAAACGCGAGACAATACATCACGAGACAAGATCTAA